A stretch of the Flavobacterium sp. 5 genome encodes the following:
- a CDS encoding M56 family metallopeptidase: METLFIYIAKSSGLLTVFYITYFLLLYKETFFSGNRWFLLGGLFTSAILPFLFYTKIIWVDPAPITNLNFQSAFIPPIIEKESIEINWNYLILAIYSIGFLSFLIKFAMDFYSLNSVLRGKKTQQQADFKFIDTTENIAPFSYFNYIVYNSSLYSATELENIIEHEKVHSEQNHTVDVLISRIFCILFWFNPIIWLYKKAITQNLEFIADSEASKKLSDKKVYQYILLKITTHENCIAITNHFYQSLIKKRIVMLNKNQSKKKNSWKYTLVIPALVAFVLLFQIEVIAKERNLIKKESVKKTKSIDAYKILKITTDQELKKIAEKVKSIHNVDVIISEIKRNSNNELTNIKVDIQKGTKEAQTIQIKGDNAIKDCDIIIVTEENGSKKINLITNNKMNNSTVSDDLKTEEKKVQNPKINTNVNVNNNNNNTKTDININTDTNTIVNINSKVQTKSSTRTDNSLIIIDGMAVPNHLNIDFNSLPIESIHIYNSLQAVFKYGNIGKNGVIDIVTKKDVRIGHYISSSDVFKSIFTEKSFDYKKMIIIIDGQLKEAKSLENLNPENVESVSCSPKLFDLSESEKATMISKYGENALNGIIKIKTKDKK, encoded by the coding sequence ATGGAGACACTTTTCATTTATATTGCAAAATCAAGTGGGTTATTAACTGTGTTTTATATTACCTACTTCTTACTATTGTACAAAGAAACCTTCTTTTCTGGCAACAGATGGTTTTTATTAGGAGGCTTATTTACATCGGCAATATTACCGTTTTTATTTTACACTAAAATTATCTGGGTCGACCCTGCTCCAATAACAAATTTGAATTTTCAATCAGCTTTTATTCCTCCTATCATAGAAAAGGAATCTATTGAAATCAATTGGAACTATTTAATTCTAGCCATTTACAGCATCGGATTTTTATCATTCCTTATAAAATTCGCAATGGATTTTTATAGTTTAAACTCGGTTTTGAGAGGTAAAAAAACACAACAACAAGCTGATTTTAAATTTATTGATACAACTGAAAATATTGCTCCCTTTTCTTATTTCAATTATATAGTGTACAACTCATCATTGTACAGCGCCACTGAATTGGAAAATATTATTGAACACGAAAAAGTACACAGCGAACAAAATCATACCGTTGATGTACTGATCTCAAGAATCTTTTGCATTCTTTTTTGGTTCAACCCAATTATCTGGCTTTATAAAAAAGCAATTACACAAAACTTAGAATTCATTGCAGACAGCGAAGCATCCAAAAAACTTTCAGACAAAAAGGTGTATCAATACATTCTTTTAAAAATAACGACACATGAAAATTGTATCGCAATCACCAATCATTTTTATCAATCATTAATTAAAAAACGAATCGTTATGTTAAACAAAAATCAATCAAAAAAGAAGAATTCATGGAAATACACTTTGGTAATTCCCGCACTTGTAGCTTTTGTGCTTTTATTCCAAATAGAAGTCATTGCAAAAGAAAGAAATCTAATTAAAAAAGAATCTGTTAAAAAAACTAAATCAATAGATGCTTACAAAATTCTAAAAATTACGACAGATCAAGAACTTAAAAAAATTGCCGAAAAAGTAAAATCAATTCACAATGTTGATGTTATTATATCAGAGATAAAAAGAAACTCAAATAATGAATTAACCAATATCAAAGTAGATATACAAAAAGGAACTAAAGAAGCCCAAACAATTCAAATTAAAGGTGACAATGCCATCAAAGACTGTGATATTATTATTGTTACTGAAGAAAATGGTTCAAAAAAAATCAATCTTATTACCAATAACAAAATGAATAATTCTACAGTAAGTGACGATTTAAAAACAGAAGAAAAAAAAGTTCAAAATCCAAAAATTAATACAAATGTTAACGTTAATAATAATAATAATAATACAAAAACTGATATCAATATTAACACAGATACTAACACAATTGTTAATATAAATTCTAAAGTACAAACTAAATCAAGCACAAGAACAGATAATTCATTAATAATTATTGATGGAATGGCAGTCCCTAATCATTTAAATATAGATTTTAATTCTCTTCCTATCGAAAGCATACATATCTATAATAGTCTACAGGCTGTATTTAAATATGGAAATATTGGTAAAAATGGAGTAATCGACATCGTTACAAAAAAAGATGTTCGCATTGGTCATTATATTAGCTCAAGTGATGTATTCAAAAGCATTTTTACAGAAAAAAGTTTTGATTATAAAAAAATGATTATAATTATTGATGGTCAGCTTAAAGAAGCTAAATCTTTGGAGAATCTTAATCCTGAAAACGTAGAAAGTGTTAGTTGTTCTCCTAAATTATTTGATCTTTCAGAATCTGAAAAAGCCACTATGATTTCAAAATATGGAGAGAATGCCTTAAATGGAATTATTAAAATTAAAACTAAGGATAAAAAATAA
- a CDS encoding ThiF family adenylyltransferase, producing the protein MAEWTERAELLFKKEGLQNLQNAHVMVVGLGGVGSFAAEFLARAGVGTMTIVDGDIVDITNINRQLPALHSTVGQPKVNVVGDRLMDINPELNLIRVKEFLSPERAYEIVTDEYDYVLDCIDSVTPKLNLIISARRKKVRIISSMGAGGKMDASKVKVTDISKTINCYFAKTIRKRLKKEKINKVKVVFSSEIQDESSLRMTDGSNFKKSFYGTNSYMPGLFGLYAAETVIRFLLKKE; encoded by the coding sequence ATGGCAGAGTGGACAGAAAGAGCCGAATTATTATTTAAAAAAGAAGGATTGCAAAATTTGCAAAATGCACATGTAATGGTTGTAGGTCTAGGAGGAGTAGGCTCTTTTGCTGCTGAATTTTTGGCTAGAGCAGGAGTGGGAACGATGACAATTGTAGATGGTGATATAGTAGATATAACCAATATAAACAGACAATTACCTGCTTTGCATTCTACTGTTGGGCAACCTAAAGTGAACGTTGTAGGGGATCGCTTAATGGATATTAATCCTGAATTGAATTTGATACGAGTGAAAGAATTCCTTTCGCCAGAACGTGCATATGAAATTGTTACTGACGAATATGATTATGTTTTAGATTGTATTGACAGTGTAACTCCAAAATTGAATTTGATTATTTCTGCTAGAAGAAAAAAAGTCAGAATCATAAGCAGTATGGGAGCTGGTGGGAAAATGGATGCTTCCAAAGTAAAAGTGACTGATATCTCAAAAACCATAAATTGCTATTTTGCTAAAACCATCAGAAAGCGCTTAAAAAAAGAGAAAATTAATAAAGTGAAGGTGGTTTTTTCTTCCGAAATTCAAGATGAATCCAGTTTGCGTATGACAGATGGATCTAATTTTAAAAAATCATTTTATGGCACTAATAGCTATATGCCTGGGTTATTTGGGTTGTATGCTGCCGAAACTGTGATCCGATTTTTACTTAAAAAAGAGTAA
- a CDS encoding TatD family hydrolase codes for MKFFNLHTHKFTNQESVLELVNQYPQEFDASIPFYSIGIHPWYIDKQRLEADLQIIENKLQEPNCLAVGECGLDKRIEISLELQKKVFEKQLLLAQKYNKAVVIHCVAAFQEVIAIKKQLKITVPMLIHGFSKNKQVAKELIDNGFYISFGKYLMRNHDMESVFLSVPNDRFFLETDILDEGIEEVYSLGAQYKNIDIEELQQIINNNFKQVFNF; via the coding sequence ATGAAGTTCTTTAATTTACATACTCACAAATTTACGAATCAAGAATCAGTTTTGGAATTGGTAAATCAATACCCACAAGAGTTTGATGCTTCCATTCCGTTTTATTCTATTGGTATTCATCCGTGGTATATTGACAAGCAAAGACTTGAAGCTGATTTGCAGATTATTGAAAACAAATTACAAGAACCAAATTGTCTTGCCGTTGGCGAATGTGGATTAGATAAGCGTATAGAAATTTCACTTGAATTGCAGAAAAAAGTTTTTGAAAAGCAATTGCTATTGGCTCAAAAATACAATAAAGCAGTTGTGATTCATTGCGTGGCCGCATTTCAAGAAGTAATTGCAATTAAAAAACAATTAAAAATTACAGTTCCTATGCTTATTCATGGTTTTTCAAAAAATAAGCAAGTAGCCAAGGAATTAATTGACAACGGTTTTTATATTTCATTTGGGAAATATCTCATGCGCAATCATGATATGGAAAGTGTTTTTCTAAGTGTTCCTAATGATCGTTTTTTTTTGGAAACAGATATACTAGATGAGGGTATAGAAGAAGTATATTCGTTGGGAGCTCAATATAAAAATATTGATATTGAAGAATTGCAACAAATAATAAATAACAATTTTAAACAGGTTTTTAACTTTTAA
- a CDS encoding MFS transporter, protein MLKTALGRYVNNFKGFTREVWILALVTFINRAGTMVLPFLSKYLKEDLNFTYGEVGWIMVAFGLGSMLGSWIGGKLSDKIGFYKIMIFSLFTSGILFILLQYITTFWGLCFGMFIIMAISDMFRPAMFVSLSVYAKPENRVRALSLVRLAVNLGFTAGPALGGLIIIGMGYQGLFWVDGSTCIIAILIFAICIKEKKKTAVATEDTIVTTTRKSVYKDKPFWLLLFISFVTFMVFLQIFSTLPLYHNEKFGLSEFQTGMLLSINGLLVFLLEMPIVSTLERRKTNKIKSIAIGALFITLGYYILLIDSWVGILVISIVLLTFGEIFLFPFVNAVALNRAPKGQEGQYMGLYTMSFSLAHIASSKTGLEIIAHYNYQVNWFVMGTLGALSLVCCFWLNKMIHTSQK, encoded by the coding sequence ATGCTCAAAACTGCTCTAGGTCGTTACGTAAACAATTTTAAAGGCTTCACACGTGAAGTTTGGATTCTTGCTTTGGTCACTTTTATCAATAGAGCTGGAACTATGGTTCTGCCTTTTTTATCCAAATATTTAAAGGAAGATTTGAATTTTACCTACGGTGAAGTGGGATGGATTATGGTTGCATTTGGATTGGGTTCTATGCTAGGTTCTTGGATTGGAGGAAAGTTGAGTGATAAAATAGGTTTTTATAAAATCATGATTTTTAGCCTTTTTACGAGCGGAATTCTATTTATTCTATTACAATATATTACAACCTTTTGGGGATTATGCTTTGGAATGTTCATCATCATGGCTATTTCCGATATGTTTCGTCCTGCCATGTTTGTATCTCTAAGTGTATATGCCAAACCCGAAAATCGAGTTCGTGCGCTATCATTAGTTCGTTTAGCTGTAAATCTAGGATTTACGGCAGGCCCAGCATTGGGAGGATTGATTATCATAGGAATGGGATACCAAGGCTTATTCTGGGTTGACGGAAGCACTTGTATCATAGCCATTTTAATATTTGCTATATGCATTAAAGAAAAAAAGAAAACTGCAGTTGCTACTGAGGACACTATAGTAACAACTACCCGAAAATCCGTTTATAAAGACAAACCATTTTGGCTGTTACTCTTTATCAGTTTTGTTACTTTTATGGTTTTTCTTCAAATATTTTCGACTTTACCTTTATACCACAACGAAAAATTCGGACTCAGTGAATTTCAAACTGGAATGCTACTTTCCATTAACGGACTATTAGTTTTCCTTTTGGAGATGCCCATCGTAAGTACGTTAGAAAGGAGAAAAACTAACAAAATTAAGAGCATTGCAATTGGAGCATTATTCATTACGCTTGGCTATTACATTTTGTTAATCGATTCTTGGGTAGGCATTCTGGTAATTAGCATCGTCTTACTCACTTTTGGGGAAATTTTCTTATTCCCTTTTGTCAATGCGGTTGCTCTCAACCGTGCGCCAAAAGGGCAAGAAGGACAATATATGGGTTTGTACACAATGAGTTTTAGTTTGGCACATATTGCCAGTTCAAAAACCGGTCTGGAAATTATTGCTCACTATAACTATCAAGTCAATTGGTTTGTTATGGGAACATTGGGAGCATTATCCTTGGTTTGCTGTTTTTGGCTGAACAAAATGATACATACTTCACAAAAATAA
- a CDS encoding DUF2911 domain-containing protein, producing the protein MKKILIAFAFIIAPLITEAQLKTPQASPKATVFQTVGLTDVEIVYCRPAARGRAVFGNLVPFGKVWRTGANENTTISFSEDVTIDGKTLPKGKYALYTIPKIESWEVIFYSTTNNWGNPETWNEANVVLRTTVKEDAISKSVESFTIGIGNLTTDTATLDMAWENSSVSMKFTVPTQKEVLANIEKVLAGPTSADYFSAAQYIYQSNGDNAKALSYMDKAMEMSTEKPYWYTRQKSLIQARAGDKKGAIETANLSLVAAEAAKNQDYVKMNRESISEWSKK; encoded by the coding sequence ATGAAAAAGATTCTTATTGCTTTCGCTTTTATAATAGCGCCATTAATTACAGAGGCTCAATTAAAGACGCCTCAAGCTAGTCCAAAAGCTACTGTTTTTCAAACAGTTGGATTAACAGATGTGGAAATTGTGTATTGCAGACCAGCTGCTAGAGGAAGAGCTGTATTTGGTAATTTGGTGCCTTTTGGAAAAGTTTGGAGAACTGGAGCCAATGAAAATACTACAATATCTTTTAGTGAAGACGTTACAATCGATGGTAAAACATTACCAAAAGGAAAATATGCTTTGTATACAATTCCTAAAATTGAAAGTTGGGAAGTAATTTTTTATTCAACTACAAACAATTGGGGAAATCCTGAAACATGGAATGAAGCTAATGTCGTTTTAAGAACTACGGTAAAAGAAGACGCAATATCTAAATCAGTTGAATCTTTCACAATAGGTATAGGTAATTTGACTACTGATACGGCTACCTTAGATATGGCTTGGGAAAACTCATCTGTTTCGATGAAGTTTACAGTTCCAACTCAAAAAGAAGTATTAGCAAATATTGAAAAAGTTTTGGCTGGACCAACATCTGCAGATTATTTTTCGGCAGCACAATACATTTATCAATCTAATGGTGATAATGCAAAAGCATTGAGTTATATGGATAAAGCAATGGAAATGAGTACAGAAAAACCATATTGGTACACTCGCCAAAAATCATTGATTCAAGCTAGAGCGGGAGATAAAAAAGGGGCTATTGAAACTGCAAATCTTTCTCTTGTAGCTGCAGAAGCCGCAAAAAATCAAGATTATGTGAAAATGAATAGAGAAAGTATCTCAGAGTGGAGTAAAAAATAA
- a CDS encoding HAD family phosphatase: protein MIQTVIFDMDGVIVDTELVHRYAYFKQFRELNIEVPEEMYTSFTGLSTRNTFQILKDYFKLEQEVEDLILRKRAIFNDAFDSKEDLALLDGVENLIKDFYQNEMQLIVASSASKETINRVFTRFDLHQYFTHIVSGEDFPKSKPHPAIFLHAASLSIAPKENCIVIEDSANGVKAAKAADIFCVGYNSFHSKDQDLSLADVVINHFDELNFEKVSQY, encoded by the coding sequence ATGATACAAACAGTAATTTTTGATATGGATGGTGTGATTGTCGATACAGAACTTGTACACCGTTATGCATATTTCAAACAATTTAGGGAACTCAATATTGAAGTTCCAGAGGAAATGTATACTTCATTTACAGGACTATCAACCCGAAATACTTTTCAGATTTTGAAAGATTATTTTAAGTTGGAACAAGAAGTCGAAGATTTGATTCTGAGAAAAAGAGCCATTTTTAATGATGCGTTTGATAGTAAAGAAGATTTGGCTTTGTTAGATGGTGTAGAAAATTTAATTAAAGATTTTTATCAAAATGAAATGCAGTTGATTGTAGCTTCATCAGCTTCCAAGGAAACAATAAACAGGGTTTTTACGCGTTTTGACTTGCACCAATATTTTACTCATATTGTTAGCGGAGAAGATTTTCCAAAATCAAAACCGCATCCAGCTATTTTCTTGCATGCAGCTTCTTTGTCAATTGCTCCAAAGGAAAATTGTATAGTTATTGAAGATAGTGCTAATGGCGTAAAGGCTGCAAAAGCGGCTGATATTTTTTGTGTTGGATATAATAGCTTCCATTCTAAGGATCAGGACTTATCATTGGCAGATGTAGTAATCAATCATTTTGACGAATTGAATTTTGAAAAAGTTTCACAATATTAA
- a CDS encoding BlaI/MecI/CopY family transcriptional regulator, which yields MQKLTNKEEEIMHILWRLKKAFVKEVMAEITEDQPHYNTLSTIVRNLEEKGYVSYNAFGNTHQYYPIVNIEDYRKGFMNTAIDNYFNSSYKNMVSFFAKEEKISAAELREILTMIENQTEKK from the coding sequence ATGCAAAAACTCACCAACAAAGAAGAAGAAATCATGCATATTTTGTGGAGGCTTAAAAAAGCATTCGTAAAAGAAGTCATGGCCGAAATCACTGAAGACCAACCACATTATAACACGCTTTCAACCATTGTACGCAATCTGGAAGAAAAAGGATATGTAAGCTACAATGCCTTTGGAAACACCCATCAATATTATCCAATCGTAAATATTGAAGACTACCGAAAAGGTTTTATGAATACCGCTATTGATAATTATTTTAATAGCTCGTATAAAAACATGGTTTCCTTTTTTGCCAAAGAAGAAAAAATTTCAGCAGCCGAATTACGTGAAATTCTTACTATGATTGAAAACCAAACCGAAAAAAAATAA
- a CDS encoding DUF1684 domain-containing protein, whose protein sequence is MRVILTLVLLAVFNFGFAQEKFNATAVKKFQKDLNTEYADAKTSPLATEDLAHFKSLDFYPINEKAYVVAQFIRTENEKPFGMQTSTARKPMYVKYGEVHFQMEGKEFKLNVYRNIEFSKKEEYKDDLFLPFSDLTSGKESYIGGKYIDLKIPTGNTIVIDFNLSYNPYCAYNHKYSCPKVPLENDLAIEIKAGVKKFHD, encoded by the coding sequence ATGAGAGTTATACTGACTTTGGTTCTATTGGCAGTTTTTAATTTTGGCTTTGCTCAAGAAAAATTTAACGCTACTGCTGTCAAAAAATTTCAAAAAGACCTCAATACCGAATATGCAGATGCAAAGACCAGCCCTTTGGCAACTGAAGACTTAGCTCATTTCAAATCGCTAGATTTTTATCCGATAAACGAAAAAGCTTATGTGGTTGCTCAATTCATAAGAACGGAGAATGAAAAACCATTTGGAATGCAAACTTCAACAGCTAGAAAACCAATGTATGTAAAATATGGAGAGGTTCATTTTCAGATGGAAGGGAAAGAGTTTAAATTGAATGTGTATCGCAATATTGAATTTTCGAAAAAAGAAGAATACAAAGATGATTTGTTTTTGCCTTTCTCGGATTTGACTTCGGGTAAGGAGAGTTACATTGGTGGGAAATACATTGATTTGAAAATCCCAACAGGTAATACCATAGTGATCGATTTTAATTTATCATACAATCCATATTGTGCTTATAATCATAAGTATTCCTGTCCAAAAGTACCTTTGGAAAACGATTTGGCTATTGAAATCAAAGCAGGTGTAAAGAAGTTTCATGATTAA
- a CDS encoding sodium:solute symporter, protein MQLFDWIVLIVTLLFIVIYGAWKTRGSKNVEDYILGNNETPWFTVGLSVMATQASAITFLSTPGQAYHDGMGFVQFYFGLPIAMVVICVTFIPIYHKYKVYTAYEYLEKRFDLKTRSLAAILFLVQRGLGTGITIYAPSIILSALLGWDLTYMNIVIGILVIIYTFSGGTKAVNVTQKQQMFVILAGMVITFFLILDYLPNDMTFDNALHIAGANQKMNIVNFSFDLDEKYTFWSGITGGFFLALAYFGTDQSQVGRYLSGKSVRESQMGLIMNGLLKVPMQFLILLTGVMVFIFFQFNSTPLNFNPNNKIIVENSKYKGEYQKLQKDLDKLSEDEKVVNLLYIDQLNQDYDNPTLRKELVDLAIKEKELRGQAREIISKANNKAETNDKDYVFFYFILHYLPKGLIGLLLAVIISAAMSSTASGLNALASTTAIDIYKRNVKLEKTEKHYLNMTKLFTLMWGIIAIGFACIATLFENLIQLVNIIGSIFYGTVLGIFLVGFYTQKIRGKSIFYSAVISQITIFIIYYFTNFIYPSGSEKLGYLWLNFIGALLTIVLSYMFQTTLFKDEENEPSLV, encoded by the coding sequence ATGCAATTATTTGACTGGATTGTACTGATAGTAACGCTATTATTTATTGTAATTTATGGCGCTTGGAAAACTCGAGGCAGTAAAAATGTTGAAGATTATATTCTAGGAAATAATGAAACCCCATGGTTTACCGTTGGACTTTCGGTAATGGCTACTCAAGCGAGTGCTATTACTTTTCTTTCAACACCTGGACAAGCATATCATGATGGAATGGGGTTTGTACAGTTCTATTTTGGATTACCAATTGCAATGGTTGTAATCTGTGTTACTTTTATTCCTATTTATCACAAATATAAAGTTTATACAGCTTATGAATATTTAGAAAAAAGATTCGATCTTAAAACACGTTCATTAGCTGCCATTTTATTTTTAGTTCAAAGAGGATTAGGAACAGGAATTACGATCTATGCTCCTTCTATCATTTTATCGGCATTGCTAGGCTGGGACTTAACTTATATGAATATCGTTATTGGAATTTTGGTAATCATTTATACCTTTTCGGGAGGAACCAAAGCAGTAAATGTTACTCAGAAACAGCAAATGTTTGTGATTTTGGCAGGAATGGTAATTACTTTTTTTCTGATTCTGGACTATTTACCTAATGATATGACTTTTGATAATGCCTTACATATTGCCGGTGCAAATCAGAAAATGAATATTGTTAATTTCTCTTTTGACTTAGATGAAAAATATACTTTTTGGAGTGGAATTACTGGAGGTTTTTTTCTGGCATTAGCCTATTTTGGCACAGACCAATCACAAGTAGGTCGCTATTTATCTGGAAAATCTGTTCGTGAAAGCCAAATGGGATTAATCATGAATGGGCTTTTAAAAGTTCCTATGCAATTCTTAATTTTGCTTACTGGTGTAATGGTTTTTATTTTTTTTCAATTCAACTCAACTCCATTAAACTTTAATCCAAATAATAAAATTATAGTTGAAAACTCAAAATACAAAGGAGAATATCAAAAACTTCAAAAGGATCTGGATAAATTATCTGAAGATGAAAAAGTAGTAAATTTGCTGTATATCGATCAACTTAATCAAGATTATGACAATCCTACTCTTCGAAAAGAACTAGTTGATTTGGCCATAAAAGAAAAAGAATTGAGAGGTCAAGCACGAGAAATTATTTCTAAAGCAAATAATAAAGCAGAAACCAACGACAAGGATTATGTGTTTTTCTATTTCATTCTACACTATTTACCCAAAGGACTTATAGGTTTATTACTAGCAGTAATTATTTCGGCAGCAATGTCCTCTACAGCTTCGGGGCTTAATGCACTGGCTTCTACAACTGCTATTGACATTTACAAACGTAATGTAAAATTAGAAAAAACCGAAAAACATTATTTAAATATGACGAAACTCTTCACACTTATGTGGGGAATCATTGCTATAGGATTTGCTTGTATTGCAACACTTTTTGAAAACTTAATTCAACTGGTAAACATCATAGGGTCTATATTTTACGGAACCGTTTTGGGAATTTTTCTTGTTGGTTTTTATACCCAAAAAATACGTGGAAAATCGATCTTTTATAGTGCAGTAATTAGCCAAATTACCATTTTTATTATCTACTATTTTACCAATTTTATTTACCCAAGCGGGTCGGAAAAACTAGGTTATTTATGGCTTAATTTCATTGGAGCACTACTGACAATTGTATTATCCTACATGTTTCAAACAACTTTGTTTAAGGATGAAGAAAATGAGCCTTCACTAGTTTAA